In a genomic window of Micromonospora cremea:
- a CDS encoding C39 family peptidase has translation MEDPVKHTLKRQLRRLATERPYQIVAASAAALALATTTGALIAGADDAPASQHTATTVAEMRSDTIASRGEARVADPSASTSPSTAAPTASAASPAAKASGNPDLTRKPAPPKPPATKVLDYDYQAQNTYYNCGPAATRNALSATGIDRTQDELGGELGTTEMGTNSALDTTRVLNAEVKGSPYRTRMFAGTPSPAQMDQLQADVVAAITAGRGVVANVVGDATDTDGGWHSYGGGHYIAVVGYKDNGRTVRIADSANAADPSYWITTIDLANWIATRGYSA, from the coding sequence GTGGAGGACCCCGTGAAGCACACCCTGAAGCGTCAGCTCCGTCGTCTCGCCACCGAGCGCCCCTACCAGATCGTCGCCGCCTCCGCCGCGGCCTTGGCGCTCGCGACCACCACCGGCGCCCTGATCGCCGGCGCCGACGACGCCCCGGCCAGCCAGCACACCGCGACCACGGTCGCCGAGATGCGTAGCGACACCATCGCGTCCCGCGGCGAGGCGCGCGTCGCGGACCCCTCGGCCAGCACCTCGCCGAGCACCGCCGCCCCGACGGCCAGCGCCGCGTCGCCCGCCGCCAAGGCCAGCGGCAACCCGGATCTGACCCGTAAGCCGGCCCCGCCGAAGCCGCCCGCGACCAAGGTGCTCGACTACGACTACCAGGCGCAGAACACGTACTACAACTGTGGACCCGCGGCTACCCGCAACGCGCTCAGCGCCACCGGTATCGACCGCACCCAGGACGAGCTCGGCGGCGAGCTGGGCACCACCGAGATGGGCACCAACTCGGCCCTGGACACCACCCGGGTGCTCAACGCCGAGGTGAAGGGCTCCCCGTACCGGACCCGGATGTTCGCCGGCACGCCCAGCCCGGCCCAGATGGACCAGCTCCAGGCCGACGTGGTCGCGGCGATCACCGCCGGCCGCGGCGTGGTGGCCAACGTCGTCGGCGACGCCACCGACACCGATGGTGGCTGGCACTCCTACGGCGGCGGGCACTACATCGCCGTGGTGGGCTACAAGGACAACGGCCGGACCGTGCGGATCGCCGACTCGGCGAACGCCGCCGACCCGTCGTACTGGATCACCACGATCGACCTGGCGAACTGGATCGCCACTCGGGGCTACTCCGCCTGA